The following proteins are encoded in a genomic region of Clostridium kluyveri:
- a CDS encoding competence/damage-inducible protein A yields MKSEILCVGTEILLGDIVNTNSQFISKELANLGIEVYHQSVVGDNPQRLLDELKLGFERSDIIITTGGLGPTQDDLTKETGAKFFNRELVLDEKSLKELKEHFNRMGKSYSDGNNIKQAYFPKGSTIFSNPYGTAPGCAIEDKGKILIVLPGPPRETKPMFKNYVIPLLKKYSNGIIKSKTLRIYGLGESSMAERVSSFIENSTNPTVAPYAKEEDIILRITARAAEEKEALSLIEPVEIGLRKILGVNVYGEDDVKMEEVLGRLLIDKGYTLSCAESCTGGLIASKLISYPGISKVFKEGIVAYSNEAKIKRLGVKKDTLDKYGAVSPEVAKEMAIGIAETSNTDIGISTTGIAGPDGGTPEKPIGLVYIGLYNRGEIKVKKLLHAGTRDMIRKRATMNALDWIRRQIL; encoded by the coding sequence ATGAAATCTGAAATATTATGTGTAGGTACCGAAATCTTACTAGGAGATATAGTAAATACTAACTCTCAATTCATTTCTAAAGAACTGGCAAATTTAGGCATAGAAGTATACCATCAATCTGTAGTAGGAGATAATCCCCAAAGACTTTTAGATGAACTGAAGCTTGGATTTGAAAGATCTGACATTATAATTACTACAGGAGGACTTGGCCCTACCCAAGACGATTTAACCAAAGAAACCGGTGCTAAATTTTTTAACAGAGAACTTGTACTAGACGAAAAGTCTTTAAAGGAACTAAAAGAACACTTCAATAGAATGGGAAAGTCCTATTCAGACGGAAATAATATAAAGCAGGCTTATTTTCCAAAAGGTTCTACAATATTTTCCAATCCTTACGGCACAGCTCCAGGATGTGCTATTGAAGATAAAGGTAAGATTTTAATAGTTCTGCCAGGTCCCCCAAGAGAAACAAAACCCATGTTTAAAAACTACGTAATACCACTTCTCAAAAAATATAGCAATGGTATAATAAAATCCAAAACACTTAGAATATATGGACTTGGAGAAAGTTCCATGGCAGAAAGAGTATCATCTTTTATAGAAAACAGCACAAATCCTACTGTAGCCCCCTACGCTAAAGAAGAGGACATAATACTTAGAATTACTGCAAGGGCAGCAGAGGAAAAAGAAGCTTTAAGTCTCATAGAACCTGTAGAAATTGGACTTAGGAAAATTCTTGGAGTCAATGTATATGGAGAAGATGATGTAAAAATGGAAGAAGTACTAGGCAGACTACTTATAGATAAGGGATATACACTATCTTGTGCAGAATCCTGTACCGGTGGATTAATTGCCTCAAAGCTTATAAGCTATCCTGGTATATCCAAAGTATTTAAGGAAGGCATCGTAGCTTACAGCAATGAGGCTAAAATTAAGAGACTTGGGGTAAAAAAAGATACCCTGGACAAATATGGTGCTGTAAGCCCTGAAGTTGCAAAAGAAATGGCTATTGGTATAGCTGAAACTTCCAATACGGACATAGGCATATCTACTACAGGAATTGCAGGCCCTGATGGTGGAACCCCTGAAAAGCCCATAGGTCTTGTATACATAGGTCTTTACAACAGAGGTGAAATCAAGGTAAAAAAACTCCTCCATGCGGGAACAAGAGATATGATAAGAAAAAGAGCCACCATGAATGCTCTTGACTGGATAAGACGACAAATACTATAG
- the nth gene encoding endonuclease III, giving the protein MNRENIDNILKTLSETYPQAKCALNFGSPYELLVSTILSAQCTDVRVNKVTCELYKEYNTPEKMLSLTEEELGEKIKSCGFFRSKSKHILETSRAILENYKGQVPKTMEELTKLSGVGRKTANVVLSNAFGIPAIAVDTHVFRVSNRLGIATGNTPDKVEKELMKNIPKSMWSDAHHYLIWHGRLICKSRKPDCENCPLVPWCQYFNYPEKYEKVSKNK; this is encoded by the coding sequence TTGAATAGAGAAAATATAGATAATATATTAAAAACACTAAGTGAAACATATCCACAGGCAAAATGTGCATTGAATTTTGGATCTCCCTATGAACTTTTGGTATCAACCATATTATCAGCTCAATGTACAGATGTTAGGGTAAATAAAGTTACATGTGAACTTTATAAGGAATATAACACTCCTGAAAAAATGCTTTCTCTAACTGAGGAAGAATTGGGAGAAAAAATAAAAAGTTGTGGTTTTTTCAGGAGTAAGAGCAAACATATATTAGAAACCAGTAGGGCAATCTTGGAAAATTACAAAGGTCAAGTTCCAAAAACTATGGAAGAACTGACTAAATTATCAGGAGTGGGAAGAAAAACTGCAAATGTAGTTTTATCAAATGCCTTTGGCATACCGGCCATTGCCGTGGATACCCATGTTTTTAGAGTATCTAACAGGCTTGGTATTGCAACAGGTAATACACCAGACAAGGTAGAAAAAGAACTTATGAAAAATATACCTAAATCTATGTGGAGTGATGCCCACCACTACCTCATATGGCATGGACGGCTTATATGTAAGTCTAGAAAGCCAGACTGTGAAAACTGTCCTCTAGTACCTTGGTGCCAATATTTTAATTATCCTGAGAAATATGAAAAGGTATCTAAAAATAAATAA
- a CDS encoding lysophospholipid acyltransferase family protein, producing MISPWIAKLIGYLPKKCVSYISNKILFGYLEKYADIKVKGVENLNKVKKPAIFICNHLSNSDALVLSSVLKSENLTFVAGAKLNQNPLTQLGMSMTKTITIKPNSADKDAISKIVKTLKAGGSILIFPEGTRSRTGAMGKARKGVVLIQKLTKASIVPIGIYGTEKLLPISGKDMALEDFHNAKVYVNIGSQVDIPIKEKGENKHDYENRMADLFMFKISELLPEKYRGVYSLDEGDKI from the coding sequence ATGATTTCTCCATGGATAGCTAAATTGATAGGATATCTTCCTAAAAAATGTGTAAGTTATATTTCAAACAAAATATTATTTGGTTATTTAGAAAAATATGCAGATATAAAGGTAAAAGGTGTTGAGAATTTAAACAAGGTGAAAAAACCTGCAATATTTATCTGTAATCATCTCAGTAATTCAGATGCACTTGTATTAAGCAGTGTACTTAAATCGGAAAATTTAACTTTTGTGGCAGGAGCAAAACTTAATCAAAATCCTTTGACTCAATTGGGGATGAGTATGACCAAAACTATAACCATAAAACCTAACAGCGCAGATAAGGATGCTATATCTAAAATTGTAAAGACTTTAAAAGCAGGAGGAAGTATACTTATATTCCCAGAAGGGACGAGAAGCAGAACAGGAGCTATGGGAAAGGCTAGAAAGGGTGTAGTTTTAATACAAAAATTGACTAAAGCTTCAATTGTACCTATTGGCATTTATGGTACTGAAAAGCTTTTACCTATAAGCGGCAAAGATATGGCATTAGAAGACTTTCATAATGCAAAGGTTTATGTAAATATAGGATCACAAGTAGATATTCCCATTAAAGAAAAAGGCGAAAATAAACATGATTATGAGAATAGGATGGCAGATCTTTTTATGTTTAAAATATCTGAATTACTGCCTGAAAAATATAGAGGAGTTTACAGTTTGGATGAAGGTGATAAAATTTGA
- the epsC gene encoding serine O-acetyltransferase EpsC has translation MKNPFKLLAYDIKNAMKSDPAARNPLEVFLLYPFIHALIWYRIAHFFYKKKCFFIARFISQAARALTGIEIHPGAQIGKGLFIDHGMGVVIGETAEVGDNVTLYHGVTLGGTGKDTGKRHPTVGNNVFIGSGAKLLGPIVVGDNVKIGANAVVLKDVPSNCTAVGVPTRTIYKPIAQVIEIKDYAGKRRKIYNEMVI, from the coding sequence ATGAAAAATCCATTTAAATTATTGGCTTACGATATTAAAAATGCCATGAAAAGTGATCCTGCTGCTAGAAATCCATTGGAAGTATTTTTACTGTATCCTTTTATACACGCATTGATATGGTATAGAATAGCTCACTTTTTTTACAAAAAGAAATGTTTTTTTATTGCACGTTTTATATCACAGGCGGCTAGAGCTTTAACTGGTATAGAAATACATCCGGGAGCCCAAATAGGTAAAGGATTATTTATAGATCATGGGATGGGAGTTGTAATAGGTGAAACTGCGGAAGTAGGAGATAATGTGACTCTGTATCATGGGGTGACGTTAGGAGGAACTGGTAAGGATACAGGTAAAAGGCATCCTACTGTTGGAAACAATGTATTTATAGGCAGTGGAGCCAAATTACTTGGACCAATAGTTGTAGGAGATAATGTAAAGATAGGTGCAAATGCAGTTGTATTGAAAGATGTACCTTCAAATTGTACTGCAGTAGGAGTACCAACAAGGACTATATATAAGCCCATCGCCCAGGTTATAGAAATAAAAGATTATGCAGGTAAAAGAAGAAAAATATATAATGAAATGGTTATATAA
- the cysK gene encoding cysteine synthase A, producing MIFNNAIDMIGATPLFKLDNFKNKDSAEIYVKLEKYNPGGSIKDRAALGMIEEAEKDGLIEKGGTIVEPTSGNTGIALAMIGKLKGYKVIIVMPETMSVERRNMIKAYGAELILTDGTKGMKGAIEKAYEIAKNKRGYYIPQQFINKANPKKHYETTAEEILEDLQHVDAFVAGVGTAGTLAGVGENLKGRDKNVKIIAVEPASSPVLSGGQTGAHKIQGIGAGFVPDIYIPELVDKIITITDETAFKYARLMGKEEGILVGISSGANIAAAIQVAEELGNGKKVVTVAPDGGEKYLSMGLYD from the coding sequence ATGATATTTAATAATGCCATAGATATGATAGGAGCTACACCTTTATTTAAATTGGATAATTTTAAAAATAAAGATTCAGCTGAAATATACGTTAAGCTTGAAAAATATAATCCAGGTGGAAGTATTAAAGATAGAGCTGCCCTTGGAATGATTGAAGAAGCAGAAAAAGATGGCCTTATAGAAAAAGGGGGAACTATAGTTGAGCCTACCAGTGGTAATACAGGGATAGCCCTTGCCATGATAGGAAAATTGAAAGGTTATAAAGTTATAATTGTTATGCCTGAGACCATGAGTGTAGAGAGAAGAAATATGATAAAGGCTTATGGAGCAGAATTGATTTTGACAGATGGTACTAAAGGTATGAAGGGTGCTATAGAAAAAGCTTATGAAATTGCTAAAAATAAAAGAGGATATTATATACCACAGCAGTTTATAAATAAAGCAAATCCTAAAAAACATTATGAAACTACTGCAGAAGAAATATTAGAGGATTTACAGCATGTAGATGCATTTGTAGCGGGAGTTGGCACAGCTGGAACACTTGCAGGGGTAGGAGAAAATTTAAAGGGACGCGATAAGAATGTAAAAATTATTGCAGTAGAGCCAGCATCTTCACCAGTTTTATCGGGAGGTCAAACCGGAGCACATAAAATACAAGGCATAGGCGCAGGATTTGTACCGGATATATATATACCAGAGCTGGTAGATAAAATAATTACCATAACAGATGAAACAGCCTTTAAATATGCTAGGCTTATGGGAAAAGAAGAAGGAATATTAGTTGGAATATCTTCAGGTGCCAATATAGCTGCAGCAATACAAGTGGCCGAAGAGCTTGGAAATGGCAAAAAGGTGGTAACAGTGGCACCAGATGGAGGAGAAAAATATTTGTCTATGGGACTATATGATTAG
- a CDS encoding YihY/virulence factor BrkB family protein — protein MKKNSLSFNGLKAFIFRFIEDDVLALASQLAYSLIFSFFPFLIFIISIIGYSDISSSNILSSLSYILPENILQLIKTTIIRITDTRDIKLLFSSLALTIWSSSGGFHSVIKGLNKAYNKKESRSVLKIYAISMVCTLGITVIIIITILLLVFGRIIGSFLAFNLGFSKEFNFMWNIFRYLMILFSTIFIFSAVYRYTPNVKLRWREVMPGAFFSTVGIVIASMGFAFYVNNFANYSIIYGSIGAAIMLMTWLFILSVITILGGEINSVLFTHRIK, from the coding sequence GTGAAAAAAAATTCATTATCATTTAATGGACTAAAGGCCTTTATCTTTAGATTTATAGAGGATGATGTATTGGCACTAGCCTCCCAATTGGCTTACAGCTTAATATTTTCTTTTTTCCCCTTTTTAATATTTATTATAAGTATCATAGGGTATAGTGATATAAGCAGTAGTAATATACTCAGTAGTCTAAGTTATATATTGCCTGAGAATATATTACAGTTGATAAAAACTACCATAATAAGAATAACTGATACGAGAGATATAAAATTACTATTTAGTAGTTTAGCTCTTACCATATGGTCTTCATCAGGAGGATTTCATTCAGTGATAAAGGGGCTTAATAAGGCCTATAATAAAAAAGAAAGCCGATCTGTACTAAAAATTTATGCTATATCCATGGTATGCACGCTGGGAATAACGGTTATAATAATAATTACCATATTGCTGCTGGTATTCGGGCGAATTATAGGTAGTTTCCTAGCATTTAATTTAGGATTTTCTAAAGAATTTAATTTTATGTGGAATATATTCAGGTATTTAATGATTCTTTTTTCAACTATATTTATTTTTTCAGCAGTATATCGGTATACTCCTAATGTAAAGCTTAGATGGAGGGAAGTAATGCCTGGAGCATTTTTTTCCACTGTTGGTATTGTAATAGCATCTATGGGTTTTGCATTTTATGTAAATAATTTTGCCAATTATTCTATAATATATGGAAGCATAGGGGCAGCTATAATGCTTATGACATGGCTTTTTATACTATCTGTTATAACTATTTTGGGGGGAGAAATCAATTCTGTATTATTCACACATAGAATCAAGTGA
- a CDS encoding Ig-like domain-containing protein: MKKFIKSFVILCIVYVITQGFCHKIVLASDNENDPSSITYSIPSETTLEQDKNSDDLSENSAVDTQNQNNIDLNKENSTQDTKSKTDTYYDEDSSNSNTYSESIAKKTTTSDNENEDVQYNTLIKYNVSLTKKWKIMFNQPVDLNSLEKNIKLVDKNNTEVPITLSLEDNGTSVIVTPKNTYDAESEYILTVGKDVVSMYNKKLKNPTTVEFKTSPAIASIDDINVTIDQEASYSLPTEVEAKLSNNSTTSVGVCWDKSVERTSIPGNYTYTGTVEGYDKSVTLNLTIKPFEPVESISNEYRTQSTIGTNLYNYFMNYDNRQSVLNRAIELHRGITSNNCVYFASEGLRRAGLTDLPNYVANTVTLTSQLESRGWNSSTDFSILLPGDICFTTSYGNGPTHAYTFMGWVSEGSYDYAYVCDNQGYDYGYNDYHIRNVSIATPTKDATWYFMYTV, encoded by the coding sequence GTGAAAAAATTTATCAAAAGTTTTGTAATATTGTGTATAGTTTATGTAATTACCCAGGGTTTTTGTCATAAAATTGTACTTGCATCAGATAACGAAAACGACCCTTCCTCAATTACTTATAGTATTCCTAGTGAAACCACTTTGGAACAAGATAAAAATTCGGATGATTTATCGGAAAATAGCGCTGTAGATACTCAGAATCAAAATAATATTGATTTAAATAAAGAGAATTCAACCCAGGATACTAAATCCAAAACCGACACATATTATGATGAAGATTCATCAAACAGTAATACATATAGCGAAAGTATTGCCAAGAAAACTACTACATCCGATAATGAAAACGAAGATGTACAGTATAATACATTGATTAAATACAATGTGTCTCTAACTAAAAAATGGAAAATAATGTTTAATCAGCCAGTGGATCTGAACTCTCTAGAAAAGAACATAAAATTAGTTGATAAAAATAATACAGAAGTTCCTATAACTTTATCCCTAGAAGATAATGGCACATCCGTTATTGTAACTCCCAAAAATACCTATGATGCCGAATCAGAATATATACTGACTGTGGGAAAAGATGTAGTATCCATGTATAATAAAAAACTTAAAAATCCAACTACAGTAGAATTCAAAACATCCCCTGCCATAGCATCTATTGATGACATAAATGTAACTATAGATCAGGAAGCTTCCTATAGTCTTCCAACAGAAGTAGAAGCTAAACTGTCAAATAATTCAACTACTTCCGTAGGTGTATGCTGGGATAAATCTGTAGAAAGGACAAGTATCCCTGGTAATTATACTTACACAGGTACAGTAGAGGGCTATGACAAATCAGTAACCCTAAATTTGACCATAAAGCCCTTTGAGCCTGTAGAATCTATTTCCAATGAATATAGAACCCAGTCTACAATTGGGACAAACCTCTATAATTATTTTATGAACTATGATAATAGACAATCTGTTTTAAACAGAGCTATTGAGCTTCACAGGGGAATCACCAGCAATAACTGTGTATATTTTGCTAGCGAAGGACTCCGCAGGGCAGGACTAACTGATCTTCCAAATTATGTGGCAAATACTGTTACACTCACATCCCAACTGGAGAGCAGAGGATGGAATAGTTCTACAGATTTCTCCATACTTCTGCCTGGAGATATATGTTTTACAACTTCCTATGGAAATGGTCCAACTCATGCCTATACATTTATGGGATGGGTTAGTGAAGGTAGTTATGACTATGCTTATGTCTGTGATAATCAGGGTTATGATTATGGATATAATGACTACCACATAAGAAATGTAAGTATTGCTACACCAACTAAAGACGCTACATGGTATTTTATGTACACGGTTTAA
- a CDS encoding EutP/PduV family microcompartment system protein produces the protein MRKIILFGRSGCGKTTLTQALRGQDIVYHKTQYINHYDAVIDTPGEYAENRSLGSALAIYSYEADVVGLLLSAIEPYSIFPPNIAPCVNREVVGIVTQIDRSDANANQAEYWLKLAGCKTIFRVSSYTREGIGKVLNHLREDGDNVCWDDNGTLSN, from the coding sequence ATGAGGAAAATAATATTATTTGGTAGAAGTGGATGTGGAAAAACTACTTTGACTCAGGCATTAAGAGGACAGGATATAGTTTATCATAAGACTCAGTATATCAATCACTATGATGCAGTTATTGATACTCCGGGGGAATATGCAGAAAATAGGTCCTTGGGAAGTGCACTTGCTATATATTCCTATGAGGCAGATGTAGTAGGGCTTTTACTTAGTGCCATAGAACCTTATTCTATATTTCCACCTAATATTGCACCTTGTGTAAACAGAGAGGTTGTAGGTATAGTAACACAGATAGACAGGTCTGATGCTAATGCTAACCAAGCTGAATATTGGCTGAAGCTTGCAGGCTGTAAAACAATTTTCCGAGTAAGTTCCTATACTAGAGAGGGAATAGGCAAGGTTTTAAATCACCTTAGAGAAGATGGAGATAATGTGTGTTGGGATGATAATGGTACATTGAGTAACTGA
- a CDS encoding BMC domain-containing protein: MDLQNILAQEGKVRIIQETVPGKQITIAHIIASPDDIIYKKLGLNPTIDYGKAAIGIVCMSPSETAIITGDIASKAANIDIGFVDRFSGTLIITGGVAEVESAMKAVANYCRDKLFFTVCEITRT; the protein is encoded by the coding sequence ATGGATTTACAAAATATACTGGCACAAGAAGGTAAAGTGAGAATTATTCAGGAAACTGTTCCAGGTAAGCAAATCACAATTGCACACATAATTGCCAGTCCTGATGATATTATATATAAAAAGCTAGGATTAAATCCTACCATTGATTATGGAAAGGCAGCTATTGGAATTGTATGTATGAGTCCCAGCGAAACTGCAATCATTACAGGAGACATTGCTTCTAAAGCAGCTAACATAGACATTGGCTTTGTAGACAGATTCAGTGGAACGCTTATTATAACAGGAGGAGTTGCAGAAGTTGAGTCTGCTATGAAAGCAGTTGCAAATTATTGCAGGGACAAGCTTTTTTTTACAGTATGTGAAATAACAAGAACGTAG
- a CDS encoding NADH peroxidase, which translates to MKKFVCTVCGYVHEGDTPPAKCPVCGAPAEKFMEKKEAGAISWADEHVIGVAKDVDPKVVEELRANFTGECSEVGMYLAMSRQADREGYPEVAEAYKRIAFEEAEHAAKFAELLGEVVVADTKKNLQMRVDAEEGACKGKKDLATLAKQLNYDAIHDTVHEMCKDEARHGSAFQGLLNRYFK; encoded by the coding sequence ATGAAAAAATTTGTTTGTACAGTATGTGGTTATGTTCATGAGGGGGATACACCTCCAGCAAAATGTCCGGTTTGTGGTGCACCAGCAGAAAAGTTCATGGAAAAGAAAGAAGCTGGAGCAATCAGTTGGGCAGATGAGCATGTAATAGGTGTTGCAAAAGATGTGGATCCAAAAGTAGTAGAAGAATTAAGAGCTAACTTTACAGGAGAATGTTCAGAGGTTGGAATGTATTTAGCTATGAGCCGTCAGGCAGATAGAGAAGGATATCCAGAAGTTGCAGAAGCATATAAGAGAATAGCTTTTGAAGAAGCAGAACATGCTGCTAAATTTGCAGAATTGTTAGGAGAAGTCGTAGTAGCAGATACAAAGAAAAATTTACAGATGAGAGTAGATGCAGAAGAAGGAGCCTGTAAGGGGAAAAAGGATTTAGCAACTCTTGCTAAACAATTAAACTATGATGCAATTCATGATACAGTGCATGAAATGTGTAAAGATGAAGCAAGACACGGAAGTGCATTCCAGGGATTGTTAAATAGATATTTTAAATAG
- a CDS encoding type I phosphomannose isomerase catalytic subunit, with protein sequence MLYPIKFENLYYSKIWGGRDLELFRSNLPEGKIGESWDIACHKNGMGIVANGKLKGARFDELILKEGERLLGRKIKLDRFPLLVKLINARDKLSIQVHPDNIYANNVEKDWGKSEAWYVMAAAEGASLILGTKNIISGAELKSAIKQGILEKHLNKVPVNRGDVYFIKSGLVHAIGAGVIVAEIQQNSDITYRIYDYGRERELHIEKALHVINLNLKGEKSRGVTLKRKGYEKTYLCLCREFSLELYNIHTEAVEESDEGRFYIFTCVRGCGNLIYEGGVLPVFTGDSVLIPAFLGRYMLRGDMDILKSYVPDCNKVEKEILKEIKKF encoded by the coding sequence ATGTTATATCCAATTAAGTTCGAAAACTTATATTACAGTAAAATTTGGGGAGGAAGAGATCTGGAACTATTTAGAAGTAATCTGCCGGAGGGAAAAATAGGGGAAAGCTGGGATATAGCATGTCACAAAAATGGTATGGGAATAGTAGCAAATGGAAAGTTAAAGGGTGCTAGGTTTGATGAGCTTATTCTAAAGGAAGGAGAGAGGCTTTTAGGAAGAAAAATTAAATTGGATAGATTTCCACTTCTCGTAAAACTCATTAATGCAAGAGATAAACTTTCCATACAAGTTCATCCTGATAATATATACGCCAATAATGTGGAAAAGGATTGGGGAAAATCGGAAGCTTGGTATGTAATGGCAGCAGCTGAAGGAGCCAGCTTGATACTAGGTACTAAAAATATAATAAGTGGAGCTGAACTTAAAAGTGCCATTAAACAGGGAATCCTAGAAAAACATTTAAATAAAGTGCCTGTAAATAGAGGAGATGTATATTTTATAAAAAGCGGACTAGTTCATGCTATAGGGGCAGGGGTGATTGTAGCAGAAATTCAGCAAAATAGTGATATAACCTATAGAATTTATGATTATGGAAGAGAAAGGGAGCTCCATATTGAAAAAGCTCTACATGTAATAAACTTGAATTTAAAAGGGGAAAAAAGCAGAGGGGTTACGCTGAAAAGAAAAGGTTATGAAAAAACTTATTTATGTCTTTGCAGGGAATTTTCCTTAGAATTATATAATATTCATACAGAGGCAGTAGAGGAAAGTGATGAGGGGAGATTTTATATATTTACATGTGTTCGGGGTTGTGGAAACTTAATATATGAAGGAGGAGTGCTTCCTGTATTTACAGGAGATAGTGTGCTTATTCCTGCATTTTTGGGGAGATATATGTTAAGAGGAGATATGGATATATTAAAAAGCTATGTACCTGATTGTAACAAGGTAGAAAAAGAAATATTAAAAGAAATAAAAAAATTTTAA
- a CDS encoding EutP/PduV family microcompartment system protein encodes MKIVMVIGKTGSGKTTLCKAISGQDVSIEEMSYRSTQTTDIINGTFIDTPGQYIENKWYGSLTIISADCDIMAICQDCTSMESVFPPSFAGIFAKPVIGIITKMDLCEDMDSVKMVEEMLSMAGAETIFRVSSLSKLGFEEIKKYIKN; translated from the coding sequence ATGAAAATTGTAATGGTAATAGGGAAAACAGGCTCGGGAAAAACCACTTTGTGTAAAGCTATAAGTGGACAGGATGTAAGTATTGAAGAAATGAGCTATAGAAGTACTCAAACTACAGATATTATAAATGGTACATTTATAGATACACCGGGACAATATATAGAAAACAAGTGGTATGGATCACTTACAATTATTTCAGCGGATTGTGATATTATGGCTATTTGTCAGGATTGTACAAGTATGGAAAGTGTATTTCCTCCAAGCTTTGCCGGTATATTTGCTAAACCTGTTATAGGTATAATAACCAAGATGGATCTTTGTGAGGATATGGATAGTGTTAAAATGGTAGAAGAAATGTTAAGTATGGCAGGGGCAGAAACTATATTTAGAGTTAGTAGTTTAAGCAAACTTGGTTTTGAAGAAATAAAAAAATATATTAAAAATTAA
- a CDS encoding YczE/YyaS/YitT family protein, whose translation MNNTRENKKYIMIQLIKKMPSLFFGLILYSIGILLTLHCNLGMGPWDVLHVGIVKHSIFTLGQVSQLVGILILVICYFMGVPLGLASVFNMIFIGFFIDIIEKFNIIRTADALIVRILMLGIGILVIGWATYFYLKVNLGAGPRDSLMEGLVKKTDKPVWMIRTFIEGSVLIIGYFLGGPVGIGTLIIALTLGLSIQLAFKIGGYSSESVKHVSLMDLYRELCLKKECLSEENSKTYLKSSD comes from the coding sequence ATGAATAATACTAGGGAAAATAAAAAATACATAATGATTCAGCTCATAAAAAAAATGCCTTCTTTATTTTTTGGGCTGATCCTATATTCTATAGGAATATTATTGACTTTGCACTGTAATTTAGGAATGGGTCCCTGGGATGTATTACATGTAGGGATAGTAAAACATAGTATCTTTACATTAGGGCAGGTATCACAGTTAGTAGGAATTTTAATATTGGTGATATGCTACTTTATGGGTGTACCTTTGGGACTGGCCAGTGTATTTAATATGATATTTATAGGGTTTTTTATTGATATAATTGAAAAATTTAATATCATAAGGACAGCAGATGCATTGATAGTACGAATACTTATGCTGGGTATAGGCATCTTAGTAATAGGGTGGGCAACATATTTTTACTTGAAAGTAAACCTGGGTGCAGGTCCCAGAGACAGTTTAATGGAGGGGCTGGTGAAAAAAACAGATAAGCCTGTATGGATGATAAGGACGTTTATAGAAGGAAGTGTATTGATTATAGGGTATTTTTTAGGAGGCCCTGTTGGCATAGGAACTCTTATAATTGCATTAACCTTGGGACTTTCTATACAATTGGCATTTAAAATAGGAGGATATAGTTCTGAAAGTGTAAAACACGTAAGTTTGATGGATTTATACAGAGAGCTTTGTCTGAAAAAAGAGTGTTTATCAGAAGAAAATAGTAAAACTTATTTGAAATCAAGTGATTGA